The window CTTTGTAAAATGAAGTCCTAAAGGACGCTGTGAGAGTTCCTCATATTCAGCCTTCGTTACATAGCCAGACTTAACCATCTGCATCAAAACCACATTACGACGCTGCAAACAACGCTCTGGATAACGAAGTGGATTGAACATAGAAGGGTTCTTACAAAGTCCCACCAACATAGCTGCCTCAGTAACTGTCAACTTACGAGGTTCCTTGTCGAAATAGACATTTGCAGCTCGTTTAATTCCTACAGCATTATGGAGAAAGTCAAAGTAATTGAAATACATTGCAAGTATTTCTTCCTTTGTAAAGTGACGTTCCAGCTTTACTGCAATAATCCACTCAATAGGCTTCTGCAAAAGACGCTCTACTGTGCTATGTGCTTTTTCTGAGAAAAGCTGCTTAGCAAGCTGCTGTGTAATCGTTGAGCCACCACCAGCACTTGCTTGTCCCATTACACCACGCTTTACTACAGCACGTCCAAGTGCTATAAAGTCAATACCAGAATGTTCATAGAAGCGTTCATCTTCCGTTGCAACAAGGGCGTGGACAAGATGTGGTGAAAGACCATTATAGTCAATTGCAACACGGTTGTTATTATCCGCATTCCAAGTACCGATGAGCTGCTGGTCAGAAGAATAAACTTGCGAAGCAAACTTATCTATAGGGTTAGACAATTCATCCATATCAGGCATGTATCCTACCCATCCATTCCATACAGAGATGAAGAATACGAAGACCAAACCCAATATGGCAAGAAGTGAACCCCAGAGGAAATGTACAAAATGTCTTCTCATAAATTGTGAAAATATTATGCAAAGATAATGTAAATCAATGGATAAGCAAAATAAATAGATATTTTTTTGATATAGGTGGATATTTCCTATTCTATAGTTCGTCGATTAGAAAATAATAATGTAACTTTACCAACAGAAAAGAACTAAAACATCACAAAACAAAAATGGAAAAGCATAACTTTGTGAATATCCAAGGGTTAGATCGTGAGCAGCTACTCTATCTTATTGAAATGGCTCAGGAGTTTGAGAAACATCCAAACCGAGAGCTACTTAAAGGTAAGGTTATCGCAACGCTCTTCTATGAGCCTTCTACACGTACTCGACTTAGTTTTGAAACAGCTGCTAACCGCCTCGGAGCACGTGTTATCGGCTTTACCGATGCAAAGGTTTCAAGTGTTAGTAAAGGTGAAACTCTGAAAGACACTATCCTCATGGTATCTAACTATGCAGATGCGATTGTCATGCGACATCACATAGAAGGTGCAGCACAATATGCTTCAGAAGTGGCACCTGTACCCATTATTAATGCCGGTGACGGAGCACATCAACATCCTTCACAATGCTTGCTTGACCTTTATACGATTAATCAGACACAAGGAACATTAGAGAACTTAAACATCTACCTTGTTGGTGATCTTAAATACGGTAGAACAGTTCATTCTCTTCTTATGGCCATGCGTCATTTTAATCCAACGTTTCACTTTATCTCACCAAAGGAACTTGCTATGCCAGAGGAGTATAAAGTGTATTGTCGTGAGCATAATATTCACTTTGAAGAACATGAGGATTTCACTCCAGAAGTAATTGCCAATGCAGATATTATCTATATGACACGCGTACAAAAGGAACGTTTCTCTGACTTAATGGAATATGAGCGAGTTAAGAACGTTTATATTCTTCGTCGTGATATGCTCTCATTGGCTCGTCCAAACATGAAGATTCTTCATCCACTGCCACGTGTGAACGAGATTGCATACGATGTTGATGATAGTTCACATGCTTATTATATCGAACAGGCTCGTAATGGTCTTTTCGCTCGTGAAGCCATTTTCTGCCATTGTCTTGGTATATCTATGGAGGAAGTAAAAAACGATAAGACAATTTTAGAATAATAACTTAATCATTTTTACGAGTATGAGTATATTAAAAAAGAGTACGTTTGCCGCTCTGCTACTGATGCTTTTGACCACCATATTCAGTTGTGAACTAAACTCTGAAGATGGTCGTTGGGATCCTATGAAATGGACATCAGACCGCCATGGAGATCCAAGAAAGATTACTGCTACAGCAGAAGGAGAAACTTATCAATTAAAATGTACCAACTATGGGGGACCATGGATTAGTAGCGTGACAGATGCTGACACAGTCATCTATGCCGGTAGTAAAGAGCAAGATTTCCATCATATCAAATATGATTGGTATGACATATCAGCGAAAGGAAATACTTTTTATATCACTCTCCTCCCCAATACAACTGGCAAAGAACGCAAATTATCCATTGTTGTGACTGCAGGTGACATCTTCGATCAAATAGAAGTGACACAAAACAAATAAAAATATACTCATAATATATATAACTTTATCTATTATATGAACATGAATAAATTTAAAAATGTATCGTTTGCAGCATTGTTACTGGTTATTTTGACCACAGTATTCAGTTGTAGCAAGAATACAATTGATGATATCCACAGAACAACTTTTAAGTGGACTTCAGACTACACTGGTGACCCAAGGAATATAACAGTTCCTGCTGAAGGAGGAACCTACAAGTTGGTATGTACCAACTACCAAACTCTGCGATTTGCAAGAAAGACTGTTGATGATTCATCAGTAATATATGGAGAAGAGGTAATCAGTACTGCCATTCTTGGAAAATGGTTCACAGCAGAATTAACAGGTAATACACTCACGATTACCATCAAGCCCAACACCACGGGTAAAATACGTAAGCTAATCTTTGGGATAAGAGCTGATGATGCCGTAGATAGAGTGAAAATCACCCAAGAAAAATAGAAATAGACTCATAATGCCTATGAGTGAACAAAGAAAACTGCCCACAAATACCCTGTCAGGCATACCTCAATATTGAGGAGACAGAGTGAGGCTTATATGATTATGTCAAAGAAAGAACGTCTGGTAGCTGCTATTAAGAGCGGCACCGTTATAGATCATATTCCAGCAGAGAAGACTTTTCAAGTTGTGAACCTACTACAGCTCCAGAAGCTCTCCACACCTGTCACTATTGGTTTCAACTTCTCATCGAAGATGGTAGGCACAAAGGGAATCATCAAGGTGAGCGACAAGTTCTTTACTGATGATGAAATTTCTCGTTTGTCGGTCGTGGCACCGAACGTGGTGTTGAACATCATTAATGACTATGAAGTGGTAGAGAAGAAGAAGGTTGTGACACCGGACGAGCTTCGGAGCATTGTAAGATGCAATAATCCAAAGTGCATCACTAACAACGAACCTATGAACACTATTTTCCATGTTGTCGATAAGGAGCATGGTATTCTTAAATGTCATTACTGCGATAAAGAACAGGAAATGGAGAAGGTGGAACTTGTATAGAGTACATGTTGACGAGAAGACAAGTTTACGAGTTGACAAGTACTTATTTAATGGGTTATAAATTGATAAGTTAAAACACTATATATTAGCAATTTAATTGGTATAATTAAAGCTTATTATAATCATATATTTTATAAGTTATAGAATTGTTTGTTCTTCTCAAATATGCTATCTTCCAAATTATTTTCATGAAAAAAAATATTTATTTACGTGAACAGAAATATTTTTTTTCATGAAAATAAATATTTCTCCTTATGAAGATAAATTAAGACTAACTTAGTATAAGTACTAAGTGAAATACTGTTCTACGTTTTATTATCCTATAAATCATTGCATAACAATTAGGTTTTCTCATTTTTTTTTCGTACATTTGCAAGCATAGTATAAGGATGAATTTCATTCATTCGTATAAATGTAAGAGAATATTAATGGATAATAGGAGTGCGACTTTAGAGTTAGGAACAAAGCCGGTAGGTAAATTGTTGGTACAATACGCCTTTCCAGCAATTATAGCTATGATTGCATCCTCGCTCTATAACATTGTAGACCGAATATTCATTGGTCAGATTGTAGGACCGATGGCTATATCTGGTTTAGCTATTACCTTTCCTTTTATTAACCTTGGAGCTGCCTTTGGAGCTGCAGTAGGAATAGGAGCATCAACTTCTATCAGTGTGAAGTTAGGTCAGCGTGACTATAAAACAGCAGAGAATATTCTTGGCAATACAGTAACACTAAATTTAATTATAGGCAGTGCTTTCGGTATTATATGCCTTATTTTCCTTGACCCAATCCTGCGATTCTTTGGAGCAAGTGATGCAACAATCCCATACGCACGTAGCTTTATGGAGGTTATCTTAGCAGGTAACGTTATCTCTCACATGTATTTTGGAATGAATGCTGTACTTCGTGCTGCATCCAAACCTCGCCAGGCTATGATGGCAACGATATTCACAGTCTTGATAAATATTATTTTAGACTTTATATTTATCAGCTTTTGGGGTTGGGGAATTCGTGGTGCTGCTTTTGCTACAATCTTATCACAAGCATTGGCATTATGCTGGCAGATGAAACAATTTACCAACAAAGACGAGATATTACATCTTAAACGTGGCATCTATCGACTTAAAAGACATTTGGTAGAGAATATTATTTCAATTGGTATCTCTCCATTCTTGATGAATGCATGCGCTTGTATTGTGGTTATTTTTATGAATAATCAGTTAGTAAGATACGGCGGTGACATGGCTGTCGGAGCTTTTGGTATAGCTTATAGCGTTGCTATGGTTTTTATAATGTTTGTCATTGGATTAGACCAAGGAATGCAACCAATAGCTGGATATAATTACGGCTCTCAGCAGACAGACAGATTGATGCGAGTACTAAAACTTACCATCTTTGCCGCAACAGGGATAATGGTTACAGCTTGGTTAATAGCACATTTAGCTCCATATTACTGTGCCCGTATGTTCACAAAAGACCCTGAATTAATTCGTCAAGCAATTAAGGCAATTCAAATAAACATGATGATGTACCCTATCGTTGGATTTCAAATGGTTGTAACTAACTTTTTCCAATGCATTGGTAAAGTAAAGATAAGTATCTTCTTGTCTCTCTCACGTCAGCTATTGTTTTTAATCCCACTGCTTGTTATCCTACCACAGTTTTTCAACTTAAATGGCGTATGGGCATCCTTGCCTTCCAGTGATTTCTTGGCATCATTGGTTGCTGCTATCATAATGATAACCTACATGCGTCGATTAAAAAAGCAGAGTGTAAACAATCAACACTTAAAATCATAAATTA of the Prevotella melaninogenica genome contains:
- the pyrB gene encoding aspartate carbamoyltransferase → MEKHNFVNIQGLDREQLLYLIEMAQEFEKHPNRELLKGKVIATLFYEPSTRTRLSFETAANRLGARVIGFTDAKVSSVSKGETLKDTILMVSNYADAIVMRHHIEGAAQYASEVAPVPIINAGDGAHQHPSQCLLDLYTINQTQGTLENLNIYLVGDLKYGRTVHSLLMAMRHFNPTFHFISPKELAMPEEYKVYCREHNIHFEEHEDFTPEVIANADIIYMTRVQKERFSDLMEYERVKNVYILRRDMLSLARPNMKILHPLPRVNEIAYDVDDSSHAYYIEQARNGLFAREAIFCHCLGISMEEVKNDKTILE
- a CDS encoding MATE family efflux transporter — its product is MDNRSATLELGTKPVGKLLVQYAFPAIIAMIASSLYNIVDRIFIGQIVGPMAISGLAITFPFINLGAAFGAAVGIGASTSISVKLGQRDYKTAENILGNTVTLNLIIGSAFGIICLIFLDPILRFFGASDATIPYARSFMEVILAGNVISHMYFGMNAVLRAASKPRQAMMATIFTVLINIILDFIFISFWGWGIRGAAFATILSQALALCWQMKQFTNKDEILHLKRGIYRLKRHLVENIISIGISPFLMNACACIVVIFMNNQLVRYGGDMAVGAFGIAYSVAMVFIMFVIGLDQGMQPIAGYNYGSQQTDRLMRVLKLTIFAATGIMVTAWLIAHLAPYYCARMFTKDPELIRQAIKAIQINMMMYPIVGFQMVVTNFFQCIGKVKISIFLSLSRQLLFLIPLLVILPQFFNLNGVWASLPSSDFLASLVAAIIMITYMRRLKKQSVNNQHLKS
- a CDS encoding BACON domain-containing protein, with protein sequence MKWTSDRHGDPRKITATAEGETYQLKCTNYGGPWISSVTDADTVIYAGSKEQDFHHIKYDWYDISAKGNTFYITLLPNTTGKERKLSIVVTAGDIFDQIEVTQNK
- the pyrI gene encoding aspartate carbamoyltransferase regulatory subunit: MSKKERLVAAIKSGTVIDHIPAEKTFQVVNLLQLQKLSTPVTIGFNFSSKMVGTKGIIKVSDKFFTDDEISRLSVVAPNVVLNIINDYEVVEKKKVVTPDELRSIVRCNNPKCITNNEPMNTIFHVVDKEHGILKCHYCDKEQEMEKVELV